The Solanum lycopersicum chromosome 8, SLM_r2.1 DNA segment GCATCTGAGTAATCAAGATTATGTTGAGGCGCCGCCACCGCCGCAGAAGCCGTATTAACCACAGAATTAAAAGGAAAACCAGAATTTTGCTGCTGGTGTTGCTGAAGCTGTTGCATCATAGCAgaattgttgttgttatgtGTTGGAACATTGTTAGGTAAACCAAAGGTGTTAGCTTGCTGCTGATGTTGGTGATGCTGCTGTTGAAGCTGTTGAAGCTGATGGTGTTGTGGTCTTGCCATCATCATGGGATGATGGCCATGGCCATGGCCATGACCATGTTGCTGTTGGTGATGAAATTGGGGGTGTTGGGGTTGATGATGGTGTTGATTTTGGTGGTGACCCGCTTGGGATTCTTGAGAATCCATGAAAACAGAGAAttgttcttcaaaaaaaaaaaccctttttttCAAGAATGCTGTTGTgattttgttctttactgtttCTGTTCACTGAAGTGAGAAAAAGTATAAACTGAGGAAAGAGGTGAGGTGatgtgggggtgggggggtctAGGGGGGTTGGGTGGGGGGAGGCTGAACTGAACAACAAAATGGGCAAAAGCGGAGGAGAAGTTGGACTAAAGAGGAAGACACAACAAGAGTTTAGAATTTTTAGggttttaacaattttttattttgaactttTATAGTGCATATAGTATTAGATCTGTTTTTCTCACTTTACtaggtatttttttttatttttaaccctttcttcttattatttatttgagtaaatccatttttcttataaattatttgagTAAAtccatttttcttataatttatttaagtaaatCCATTATCGATCGAATGACTCAGTTGATTCAATCACGATCGATCTCTTCAATATCTTTAAAATTGAATTCCTCTCATAGAATTTACACGGTAAAAGTTATAATGGGTTCcgaaataaatatgattaattattattttattctcttaaaatgatgattttaaatatctaaattattttatgtctgcactataattttatttatattttgtttggatcattattattcattattttataatatattgtattgtagtctattttattttattgtattgtatgGTAAATATAACGTTTGGTTAAACTGTATTGTTAGATATTGtttagtaacattttaattgtttgttttgattgtatcgtatagtattataatttataaatttactaaaatatcgttAATCATTCTAGGGAATgaggtttgactagatttaaataattaagataaagggtaaaatagtattttgaaatattacgtaaagatataattggaaaaagaaattaagtaacaatgcgAAAACACCAAATcggttgttccataaaataggggTTTTCATTGTTatgcaacaacaaaatttaataatacagtaccatacattttaagtaacaatcaaaactaACATTGTAGGTATAGTAACAATAAAGTACAATACAGtgggtaacaatgatccaaacatagtggTAGTCTTGCTTTTAAGTTGATAAGTCCATTTGGCCATGTGATATGGtatcatcatatagtatcatgagatgaaactaaaattttatttcgaCATGCAATATGCAATTTTGGTGTTATATATTTGCtcacaaacataaaaatctcataaattctaaaactattaaaataacggaaattatttatttaatattatcaaataaataaaaaattataaaataaattattacaaagttTTTTGTTCTTCATTTGAGTAATTGTTTTATCAATAATTTCGAGTAAAAATGAAACACCTTTCACGGGCTCTTCACGATTTTATTACTCAATAATCGTGAAGTGTGAGTTAAAGTGACTATATGTTGGTgagaattataaattttaaaaggtaatgatgtgattataatttttatttacatgtgaaaTAAATGATTTGTAGATATAAATATAAGGttgtttttaacaaaatataaactcgtggattaatttttgtatcaaaatcaaatcatgatatggtatcactatgtgatttcatatcatgatttttggagaatatggtATCACATCTCATGATATTGAATTATGAGATGAAATCAACGTGTAATCGCATGTCTAAACGCTGATTTCATCTCACGATACTATAtcaatgaacaaaatattttgctctctaaattatttcttcattgtttgtgctttttgtaaataatttcaCTGATTCATTTAATGAGcataatataatgtaattattaGCACTATGAGACCTTGTTTTGTATCGTGTTGGTTAGCTCAAATTCTATAaagttttagtaatttttttaattaaaaaacgtTATATTATGAGATTAACTAACAGTACTAAAAGTATATACTTAAGTAGTGAggtcattaaaatattttgacaaaaatgtCGCAAGAGTTGGAAGTGTCTGAGCTAAGTGGCCAAAAGTGTAGGTTAAGAAAATTGAGTTGAGATTTAAGAAGCGAGGGAGCGATAAAGTTGTGATATCAATGTTTAGCATGATTGAAATATGACGATTATATATCACagataaaagaataattaaaatttaaaaattatacaaatatagaaaaattaggTTCATGATTAAACTTACatgtaacataaaaaaaaataccattACAACTAAGATCTACATATCATCGATCAACGCCaattatatcattaaaaattgACCCTAGTTATATATAGCTTTAATATTCCATAAATAAAGAGAAGatgtaaaatttgaattaatgaagtctagagaaagaaagagataatcatcatttcattaatatttgttaagtgagtttttttttggatCGTTTATGATGAGttccatgttgaagaagaaggaagctgACGATTGGAATATGTCAAAGGAACAGGTCCAACGCAGCTGACTAACGTGTCTGCAACTTGTTGAAGAAGGAAGCTGATGATTGCAACATGTCAAAACAGATACAACAAAGCTGACCAATGAGTTTACACTGtagaattagttcattttgCACTACGATGAgactaatatatttattagaatTATATTTTGTCTAGAATTATAATATGACTATAATTATAGTACAACTAAGACTCTAAATATAGTTAACTTAGGACTCTACAACTAAGATCAATACAGTCCTTGATATGAGATTTCTACATAGATTTATACATTCCAACCTATTAATATTAACTCCCTCTTTCATGCAATATTCAACAATAAAGAGGAAAATTTTCAAggaattttatcatatatatatatatatatatatatatatatatgaactgaAACATTATTTCACCAGTGTAACAACTCAAGTTACCAACACAACAATAATGTGAATTATAATCAataagaacacaattattttagGAAGTGAAAACAACAAGCTATTAGTAACAACTAATCGTCCTTAAAACGAAAGTGAGAAAGTTAATCAAAGGGGGAGAAGATTAGAAAATACAGATATAGATAGAAGGGGGGATGAGAAGCTCgattaataatgaaaatgaaagaacCAAACTTCTTACTTAACAATTTACACAACTCTTAATCacatatcattattatttttgatgatACTATTCTTATGCCACTATTTAATTTGAATCCTAATTAATGTGCCTCTGTTACTCATTATCGACCCAATAACTATTCATATAACCTTAATATCTACACTTAATTGGACTTGATGTATAACACCAAGCTACATCACCATTAAATTGggatgatgaaaatattgaattataattaaagGTATTGGATGCATGTTTTGGAATATTAATGATGTCACAAGACTATTGAATCTCATGAATTAAATAGTTGAAAGTAAGATAGCATTTTGTAACACAAATTAAACTTATATGGTGGCTAAAGGTAAATTTAAATTGTTCTCAttgttgaagaaaaaataaaactgacGATTGGAACATTGTCAAAAGAACAAGTCCAACTCAGTTGACTGATTTATCAAGTGTTGATAAAGAAGGAAGATGAGGATTGAAATATGTCGAAGGAACAAATCCAATGAAAcaacaattattatatttgttatggagcgcaattatgcaaactttgttatatcatacaaatattaattttgtgtttgctatatatatgaaagttgccCTTATTATATTAGTAACAGGTAATGTGTTAGGACTCTCAATATAGTTAACTTAAAACTCTATCTTCTATATAAAAATCTTGTAactcaatattattttcatcaatatatcaatattgatcaatatcATCAATACTATCTATTGATCAATATATCAATACGATCCTTGATTTCTCTAATCTTAGATGTGAGATTTCTACATGAATTTCTATACTCATTAAACATTAATTTGGACAACTTTTTATTTGAATCGATGTAATTGTATGGATTATAATTTGCAGTCATTTTTTTTTGCTCTCATTTTATTGAGATTCTAGAGTAGGTATATTATAATTTACaatcataatattatttatgaagAATTCCAACCCAATGTGAATTTTAACTTGTGAAAATTAGTGGATCACAACTACGCCATTTAtgcatttttattgttaattaaaTGCAAGTTAtatctaatttaaaaaataatattatttatccaTTGTTTAGTTACCAATTCTAAAATTAGTATACTAAAATTAACAATTAGTAATTAATAgatgaataaattataaaaggTGAAATAATAGTTCCaaaattgatatattaattGAATCATAAGATAACACTCCCTTCATTTGTCCTCATGAATATTTAGATTTCTTTCTAAAttgatgtaatatttttattttttttatattagaatttgttatatttaaattgataaattttcaataatagTCTTTTTATTTCTTCGATTTTACGTATGTTCTGTTCTCTTTATGATTcacttatgaaattttattagaTTTGTTATTATCACCATTTTAcaattcaatttaatatttgtatatatattgaacATTCAAtcgtaatttatttttttattcaatttgattttaattaaataatccaTCTAATTCACTTTTAACACTTTAATATTCATGTtcaattttaactcattttattaatggtagtagtaatttattttatttttttttaaaaaatgtttggtAAAAAGaaagtatttcattttttcacctGTTAGTACCAGCAAAGTCGTAACCCGCACTTTAGACCTCACAAATCACTAGTCCAAGGTCAAGATTCCGATTTCTCCGGCGAGATCGTCGTTCCGTCAATATCTCCGGCGCCTAAAGATCCCAATTTGTCGGTGTTCCGGCTTCCGACGGCGGGAGTATTTCAGTAGTTCTCGCCATTTTTCTCGCTAATGCATGTCGCTGTATATAGAAAAGGATGGGTTTATTTAGGAAACTATCTGGATTTCTAGGGCTTTCAAGAGAAGAAGGTCACGAAGTGAGAGGGGTAGAAGATAACAACAATGGTAATATAGCACCGTCGTCAGTGGATGTAGCTGCAGCAGCTGCCACAGCTCAAGCTCAAAATGTTCCACGCAGAGGTTTCAGTGTCCCGATTCAAGTCCCCGTCGAGAGGGCACAACTCGGACCTATCCTTGTTCGTTGTAGTTCACGCGATGGTGGTGTTCAGGTAAATAATCGGAGATATTATAATTTGACTTCGATTCTGTTAATTGtttgcaaaatttgtttgattgtatttttagatattaatttatatgttcTGAGTAAACAAATCCATTTTATCCGAATTCTAGAATGTTGTTTAATTGCGGTAAATTGATTAATGTTATCTTTAATTATAATATCTGAAAAAGATAAGATCACCATTAGTTTTCTGATTCTTGGATGCACCTATGTAGTTTGTTATGTTTGTGACTGATTGAAAACTAGCTAGcagaacttgaacttgaataaGCGATGTATTTAAATAGGTATAGGTTTGTGCGGTTTCCTGTTAAACTCCGATTAGATCAAACTCGTTAATGTAGATAAGAGATGCCATTTGGCGGTAGGTGCAAGGTGGTCGAAGTAAAACGGAGGTGCAAATATTGGTGCCAGACTTCTAGGAAAGAGATAAGAGTAACATGTTATAGTGGAAGTGGTTTCTGTAAACTTGATGATTGGCGGCATTCTCAAATACTGTGTTAACTAGCTACTGTTGATGCTAGAGGTGTGATGGAGGTCCAGTTGTATAGTCTCTTTCGGTAGTGTGAATGTGGGAGTTGGTGATTTGCTCAGAGAAGAGGGGAAGGCTTCTTGATGAAATACAGTTTCCTTATTTGTCAGTTAATATAGGATGAAAGTAAGTTTTATCGATAATGACCAAAGATGGGTCCACCTCTTGAAAGTTTATCCATGCATATCCAGTTCAGTATCCATCCCCCGCCAAAGTTTGCCCAAGATAGATAGAGGAGCTTGAAGTTCACCTTGCTTGATCAATGTCATTTAATCTCCCCTATATGCTTCCCATTCTAAGTGTTGAAATAACATGGAAGTGGTTTCACTTGGCAGGAAGTTATGACTGTAATGCAGTACTGTACATGTAGGATAGTAATATCTTTCCAGGGAAACTACATTCTTTTGCCTCTAGATGATACTTGTAAAATAATTGCATCTAAATGTAGCTCCGTGAAAGGGGAAAAGAAGACAGCCAATGTTGTTGCATCGATGTATAGAGCACTGCAGTATGAGAATGCACCTTTCATTTCCTATTCCCAAGTGTTCTAGTTATTCCCAATAAAAGGAATAGATCTTAAAAGTTGCATGTTTGTATAAAGAAAAACTTGTCTCATACAAGTAAAAGGGCTCAAAGCATGAGTTGAAAATTTATTGAGTGTGTACTGGGAACATACGTAATGTATCCTCTATTGCGCAAGAAAATTCATTGAATGTGAACCGGGACATACTTAATGTATCCTCAATTGCTCACAtacaattaactaaataaacttGTTATTCACAATTCTCTTTTCAGGTCAGTTCATGAAATTCCTTGGAGGACCTTTTTATGCCAGTTAATGGAATTATTTCATGGAGATTTTCAAGTATAAATCAATATAACTATAAGTAAACAAGTTATTTGCCTATAAACCTAAGCTTtctcaattttgtttttgacatttgtttgttgattatgtggaaaGAGGCTGCTTCAACATTGGTGTTTGAATGATATAAGGGGTGTCAATGAAAGAAAATTGCATCAACTATTTAGCTATCTGCTAATGCAAGTTTTACTTGGTGGTTGGTTTATAGTTTAAGGACATGCAGTGTATTCCCGTGTTAGACTTAGATACAAAGGATTACTAGGGAATTGGGATATGGTTTTCTAGTCTAGACTCGAGGGCTTTTGAGCTGGGGTAATTAGTAGATAAAAGTTCCTCCGGAGAAAGTGTAGTGGAGTTTCACTTCTACTTGGCATACAGTGATCAGTTATTCTGTCTGAAAGAAAGCAAGCTGTCCTGATAGGGCTGGGATTTAAGAGCATTGTCTCTAAC contains these protein-coding regions:
- the LOC101266359 gene encoding uncharacterized protein yields the protein MGLFRKLSGFLGLSREEGHEVRGVEDNNNGNIAPSSVDVAAAAATAQAQNVPRRGFSVPIQVPVERAQLGPILVRCSSRDGGVQGLRWYAKRLRIDEDGDVADEFLEEVLEDTRSRTEEHHRQYPKFELKYTTKPAKITSLALSTAGKIQHRVEHQGKLEWI